A stretch of Gymnodinialimonas phycosphaerae DNA encodes these proteins:
- the bhcA gene encoding L-aspartate--glyoxylate aminotransferase BhcA, which yields MSTQNPVFIPGPTNMPEVLRRACDIPTMDHRSAAFPEILHPALEGVKRVLKSTEAEVFIFPATGTAGWEAAICNTLCAGDTVLAARNGMFSHKWIDMCNRHGLKVIQIDVPWGEGLPVDAFADALKADTDHKIKAVLATHNETATGVVSDVAGVRKALDAANHPALYFVDGVSSIGSMPFEFDGWGVDIAVTGSQKGFMLPAGLAIIGVSPKAMAAIDAADLPRTFLDIRDMKKGYEANAYPYTPSVGLLNGLKTACDMIEAEGLENVFARHARIADGVRAAVKAWGLDLCAVSPDLYSNTVSAIQTPEGFDAGRIVSHASTRYGVAFGAGLGDVAGKVFRIGHLGMLTDVMALSGIATAEMVMVDLGLDITLGSGVAAAQEVYRQSAAAMALAAE from the coding sequence ATGTCCACCCAGAACCCCGTGTTCATCCCCGGCCCGACCAACATGCCCGAGGTCTTGCGCCGCGCCTGCGATATTCCGACGATGGACCACCGCTCCGCCGCCTTCCCGGAAATCCTGCACCCCGCCTTGGAGGGCGTGAAGCGGGTGCTGAAATCGACCGAGGCCGAGGTTTTCATCTTCCCCGCCACCGGCACGGCGGGGTGGGAAGCGGCGATCTGCAACACGCTTTGCGCCGGTGACACGGTGTTGGCCGCGCGCAACGGCATGTTCAGTCACAAGTGGATCGACATGTGCAACCGCCACGGCCTCAAAGTCATTCAAATCGACGTGCCATGGGGCGAAGGCCTGCCGGTTGACGCGTTCGCAGACGCGCTCAAGGCCGACACGGACCACAAGATCAAAGCCGTCCTCGCGACGCACAATGAAACTGCCACCGGCGTCGTCTCGGACGTGGCGGGTGTGCGCAAAGCCCTCGACGCCGCAAACCACCCCGCGCTCTACTTCGTGGATGGCGTGTCCTCCATCGGCTCCATGCCGTTCGAATTCGACGGCTGGGGCGTGGACATCGCCGTGACCGGATCGCAGAAAGGCTTCATGCTGCCTGCGGGTCTGGCCATCATCGGCGTGTCCCCCAAGGCCATGGCCGCGATTGACGCCGCCGACCTGCCCCGCACCTTCCTTGATATCCGCGACATGAAGAAGGGCTACGAGGCAAACGCCTACCCCTACACGCCCTCCGTCGGGCTGCTGAACGGCCTCAAGACCGCCTGCGACATGATCGAGGCCGAGGGGCTGGAAAACGTCTTCGCCCGCCACGCCCGCATTGCAGACGGCGTGCGCGCTGCCGTGAAGGCGTGGGGGTTGGATCTGTGCGCCGTGTCGCCGGACCTTTACTCCAACACCGTCTCCGCGATCCAAACGCCCGAGGGGTTTGACGCAGGGCGGATCGTTTCCCACGCCTCCACCCGCTACGGCGTGGCCTTTGGGGCGGGGCTTGGCGATGTGGCCGGGAAGGTCTTTCGCATCGGACACCTGGGCATGCTGACGGACGTGATGGCCCTGTCCGGCATCGCGACGGCAGAAATGGTGATGGTGGATCTGGGCCTTGATATCACCCTCGGCTCCGGCGTCGCAGCTGCGCAGGAAGTGTATCGTCAATCCGCCGCCGCGATGGCGCTGGCCGCTGAATAA
- the bhcB gene encoding beta-hydroxyaspartate dehydratase BhcB, with product MKDMSHLPTFDDVIAAHDRIRPYIHRTPVLTSTYLNELTGAELFFKCENFQKAGAFKVRGASNAVFGLSDADAAKGVATHSSGNHALSLSYAAGRRGIPCHVVMPSTAPQAKKDAVKGYGGIITECEPSTTSREAVFAEVHAATGADFVHPYNDPRVIAGQATCSREFMEQVEGLDSVIAPIGGGGMISGCCLTLSNIAPDVDIFAAEPEQADDAYRSFKAGHIIADDAPVTIADGLKVPLKENTWHFVSNHVTDILTASEQEIIDAMKLTWARMKIVMEPSCAVPLATILKNPDVFKGRRVGVIITGGNVDLDKLPWMQ from the coding sequence ATGAAAGACATGTCCCACCTGCCGACTTTCGACGACGTGATCGCGGCCCACGACCGCATCCGTCCCTATATCCACCGCACGCCGGTGCTGACCTCGACCTACCTGAATGAGCTGACCGGCGCAGAGTTGTTCTTCAAGTGCGAGAACTTCCAGAAAGCCGGTGCCTTCAAGGTGCGCGGCGCGTCCAACGCCGTCTTCGGCCTGTCCGACGCAGACGCCGCCAAGGGCGTCGCCACCCATTCGTCGGGCAACCACGCCCTGTCGCTTAGCTACGCCGCAGGCCGCCGGGGTATCCCCTGCCACGTCGTCATGCCCTCCACGGCACCGCAAGCCAAGAAGGACGCGGTCAAAGGCTACGGCGGCATCATCACCGAATGTGAACCCTCCACCACCTCGCGCGAGGCGGTCTTTGCCGAGGTTCATGCGGCGACCGGCGCCGATTTCGTCCACCCCTACAACGACCCGCGCGTGATCGCGGGACAGGCGACCTGTTCGCGCGAATTCATGGAGCAGGTCGAAGGTCTGGACTCGGTCATCGCCCCCATCGGCGGCGGCGGCATGATCTCCGGCTGCTGCCTGACGCTGTCCAATATCGCCCCCGACGTCGACATTTTCGCCGCCGAGCCGGAACAAGCCGATGACGCCTACCGCTCCTTCAAGGCAGGCCACATCATCGCCGACGACGCGCCGGTGACCATCGCCGATGGCCTCAAGGTGCCGCTGAAGGAAAACACCTGGCACTTTGTGTCAAACCACGTGACAGACATCCTCACCGCGTCCGAGCAAGAGATCATCGACGCCATGAAGCTGACCTGGGCGCGCATGAAGATCGTGATGGAGCCCTCCTGCGCCGTGCCGCTGGCGACGATCCTGAAAAACCCGGATGTCTTCAAAGGTCGCCGCGTCGGTGTGATCATCACCGGCGGCAACGTCGACCTCGACAAGCTGCCGTGGATGCAGTGA
- the bhcC gene encoding 3-hydroxy-D-aspartate aldolase BhcC produces MKDMAQFADYEVGFDIPAKPGMKAADVQTPALVLDLDALERNIKKMGDYAKAHGMRHRVHGKMHKSVDVAHLQVELGGACGVCCQKVSEAEVFARGGIKDVLVSNQVRDPQKIDRLARMPKLGARTICCVDDLDNIADLSAAAEKHGTQIECLVEIDCGAGRCGVTTTPAVVEIAKAIDATPGLKFAGLQAYQGAMQHLDSYDERKAKTQIAIDMVQDAVDTLKAEGLACDIVGGGGTGSYYFESNSNVFNELQCGSYAFMDADYGRILDENGNRIDRGEWENALFILTSVMSHAKADKAIVDAGLKAQSVDSGLPVIFGRADVEYVKCSDEHGVVKDPQGVLKVNDKLHLVPGHCDPTCNVHDWYVGVRNGVVETVWPVSARGRAY; encoded by the coding sequence ATGAAAGACATGGCCCAATTCGCTGACTACGAAGTCGGCTTCGACATCCCCGCAAAGCCCGGCATGAAGGCGGCGGATGTGCAGACCCCCGCGCTGGTCCTCGACCTCGACGCGCTGGAGCGCAACATCAAGAAGATGGGCGACTACGCCAAGGCCCACGGCATGCGCCACCGGGTCCACGGCAAGATGCACAAATCCGTCGACGTCGCGCATTTGCAGGTCGAACTGGGCGGTGCCTGCGGCGTCTGCTGCCAGAAGGTGAGTGAGGCCGAGGTTTTCGCCCGCGGCGGCATCAAGGACGTCCTCGTCTCCAACCAGGTGCGTGATCCCCAAAAGATCGACCGTCTGGCCCGCATGCCCAAGCTTGGCGCGCGCACCATCTGCTGCGTCGATGATCTGGACAACATCGCCGACCTCTCCGCTGCCGCCGAGAAGCATGGCACGCAAATCGAATGCCTCGTGGAAATCGACTGCGGCGCGGGCCGTTGCGGCGTCACCACCACCCCCGCCGTCGTGGAAATCGCCAAGGCCATCGACGCCACCCCCGGCCTCAAGTTCGCAGGCCTGCAAGCCTATCAAGGCGCGATGCAGCACCTCGACTCCTATGACGAGCGCAAGGCAAAGACCCAGATCGCCATCGACATGGTGCAAGACGCGGTGGACACCCTGAAAGCCGAGGGGCTGGCGTGTGACATCGTCGGCGGCGGCGGCACCGGATCGTATTACTTCGAGAGTAACTCTAACGTCTTCAACGAGTTGCAGTGCGGCTCCTACGCCTTCATGGATGCGGATTATGGCCGTATCCTGGATGAGAACGGCAACCGCATCGACCGAGGTGAATGGGAAAACGCGCTGTTCATCCTCACCTCCGTGATGTCCCACGCCAAGGCCGACAAGGCGATCGTGGACGCGGGCCTCAAAGCGCAAAGCGTGGACTCTGGCCTGCCGGTGATCTTTGGCCGCGCGGACGTGGAATACGTCAAATGCTCGGACGAGCATGGCGTCGTCAAGGACCCCCAGGGCGTGCTGAAGGTCAACGACAAGCTGCACCTCGTCCCCGGCCACTGCGACCCCACCTGCAACGTCCACGACTGGTATGTCGGCGTGCGGAACGGCGTCGTCGAAACCGTCTGGCCCGTCTCTGCGCGCGGTCGCGCATACTGA
- the bhcD gene encoding iminosuccinate reductase BhcD: protein MSQHTLTIVPEGLIPDLLTRDASFTAVEKVFAAMAAGEAYNFPVVREAIGHEDALYGFKGGFDRTGGVLGLKAGGYWPNNLDKQGIINHQSTVCLFDPDTGRVTAMVGGNYLTALRTAAASSVSIKHLARKDAKVLGMIGAGHQATFQLRAALETHAFEKVIGWNLHPEMLPNLAKVAEEAGLPFEAVDLPGMRDADVIITITSSFAPTLMADHVSPGTHIACMGTDTKGKQEVEAALLARATVFCDEVAQSISIGEAQHAIASGLIKEQDVTQLGAVINGAHKGRASDEEITLFDGTGVGLQDLAVSAAIVEVAVANGTATVVPL from the coding sequence ATGTCGCAGCATACACTCACCATCGTGCCAGAGGGTCTGATCCCGGACCTTCTGACACGCGACGCCTCTTTCACCGCCGTCGAAAAGGTCTTCGCGGCCATGGCGGCGGGGGAGGCCTACAATTTCCCTGTCGTGCGCGAAGCCATCGGCCATGAAGACGCGCTTTACGGCTTCAAGGGCGGGTTTGACCGCACCGGCGGCGTGCTCGGCCTCAAGGCCGGCGGCTACTGGCCCAACAATCTGGACAAGCAGGGCATCATCAACCACCAGTCCACGGTCTGCCTGTTCGATCCCGACACCGGCCGCGTGACGGCCATGGTCGGCGGCAACTACCTGACCGCCCTGCGCACCGCCGCTGCCTCAAGCGTGTCGATCAAGCACCTCGCCCGCAAGGACGCAAAGGTTCTGGGCATGATCGGCGCGGGCCACCAAGCCACGTTCCAACTGCGCGCCGCGTTAGAGACGCATGCCTTCGAGAAGGTCATCGGCTGGAACCTGCACCCGGAAATGCTGCCGAACCTCGCGAAGGTTGCCGAAGAAGCGGGCCTTCCGTTCGAAGCGGTGGACTTGCCCGGCATGCGCGATGCCGACGTCATCATCACCATCACCTCCTCCTTCGCGCCCACGCTCATGGCCGATCACGTCAGTCCCGGCACGCATATCGCCTGCATGGGCACCGACACCAAGGGCAAGCAAGAGGTCGAAGCGGCACTGCTGGCCCGCGCGACAGTCTTCTGTGACGAGGTGGCGCAATCGATTTCCATCGGAGAGGCGCAGCACGCGATTGCGTCCGGCCTGATCAAGGAACAGGACGTCACCCAACTGGGCGCCGTGATCAACGGCGCCCACAAAGGCCGCGCCTCCGACGAAGAGATCACGCTGTTCGACGGCACCGGCGTGGGCTTGCAGGATCTTGCCGTGTCGGCCGCGATCGTGGAGGTCGCCGTGGCCAATGGCACCGCAACCGTGGTGCCGCTCTAG
- a CDS encoding glycosyltransferase family 2 protein produces the protein MQHLKNTSKHGQILAVSMMKDEAPFLLEWFAHHLAVGFTDILVYTNDCSDGTDTMLQRLEELGLGHHRENVIAEGIKPQPSALKHAQADPIVRQADWVLVFDADEFLCIRHASHSVEGMIDDAVAQGANGIVITWRIYGSGGVVEWSRDPVTEQYTRAAPPLWNKGWGVKTLFKFDPTYWKLGIHRPSIKNKWLETDFPDGVKWLNGSGRPMEDYFKFRGWRSIRRTVGYDWAQMNHYAVKSVDSYAVRKFRGNVNNKKDKYNNDYWSLQDRNEVEDTAALIHAEKRAAIMAELLTDPVLNDLHHAALDRVEARLDEYRKTDAYIDLREGLIEAGKVPITKIEAKPPQARDPAKIAALMSRVEKDVAAKPIEERRNDNVAGWAATDGDPYVQGDIDTSGEIGLEWVPNHDIELPADPRVFSPESLDVIILGRFERRHARNIAGYLADCPRVLEIGAGIGFIGMRTVKMSEGLVYMAQDSRTPLVAYGRDLAKQADVASDRLKFTDGPLVFPGDGPDQASGLAAYLKDFNPDALRIGRAADLPAKMLSGQDLSRVKRVIIPIISDEQAQTFRADYGPVLAQKGFVEDMDRAASGSLQFNGAP, from the coding sequence GTGCAGCACCTCAAGAACACCTCCAAACACGGGCAGATCCTCGCCGTGTCGATGATGAAGGACGAAGCGCCGTTCCTGTTGGAATGGTTCGCCCATCACCTCGCCGTGGGCTTCACCGATATCCTCGTCTACACCAACGATTGCTCCGACGGCACCGACACCATGCTGCAACGGCTGGAGGAATTGGGCCTTGGCCACCACCGCGAAAATGTCATCGCGGAAGGGATCAAGCCACAGCCATCGGCCCTGAAACACGCCCAGGCTGACCCCATCGTGCGGCAAGCCGATTGGGTGCTGGTCTTCGACGCAGACGAATTCCTCTGCATCCGCCACGCCTCGCATTCCGTGGAAGGCATGATCGACGACGCGGTGGCCCAGGGCGCCAATGGCATTGTGATCACATGGCGCATCTATGGATCGGGCGGCGTTGTCGAATGGTCCCGCGATCCGGTGACCGAGCAATATACGCGGGCCGCCCCGCCGCTGTGGAACAAGGGCTGGGGCGTGAAGACGCTGTTCAAGTTTGACCCGACGTACTGGAAACTCGGCATCCATCGCCCCTCGATCAAGAACAAGTGGCTGGAGACGGATTTCCCGGACGGGGTGAAGTGGCTCAACGGCTCGGGCCGCCCGATGGAGGATTACTTCAAGTTTCGTGGCTGGCGCTCCATCCGGCGGACTGTGGGCTACGATTGGGCGCAGATGAACCACTATGCTGTCAAATCCGTGGACAGCTACGCCGTGCGCAAGTTTCGCGGCAACGTGAACAACAAGAAAGACAAGTATAACAACGACTACTGGTCCCTTCAGGACCGCAATGAGGTAGAGGATACAGCCGCCCTGATCCATGCCGAAAAGCGCGCCGCGATCATGGCGGAACTCCTCACAGACCCCGTCCTCAACGACCTTCACCACGCCGCCCTCGACCGCGTGGAAGCCCGCCTAGACGAATACCGCAAGACTGACGCCTACATCGACCTGCGCGAAGGCCTGATCGAGGCCGGAAAAGTTCCGATCACCAAGATCGAGGCCAAGCCCCCCCAGGCCCGTGACCCCGCCAAGATTGCCGCCCTGATGAGCCGGGTTGAAAAGGACGTCGCCGCCAAGCCGATTGAAGAGCGGCGCAATGACAATGTCGCCGGGTGGGCGGCCACGGACGGGGACCCCTACGTGCAGGGGGACATCGACACCAGCGGAGAGATCGGCCTTGAATGGGTGCCGAACCACGACATCGAGTTGCCTGCCGACCCGCGCGTGTTCTCGCCCGAAAGCCTCGACGTGATCATTCTGGGCCGGTTCGAGCGTCGCCACGCCCGCAATATCGCGGGCTATCTGGCCGATTGCCCCCGCGTGCTGGAGATCGGCGCAGGCATCGGCTTCATCGGCATGCGCACGGTAAAGATGAGCGAAGGCCTTGTTTACATGGCCCAGGACAGCCGCACACCGCTGGTGGCCTATGGGCGCGATCTGGCGAAACAGGCGGATGTGGCGAGCGATCGGTTGAAGTTCACCGATGGGCCCCTGGTCTTTCCAGGTGACGGCCCGGATCAGGCCAGCGGCCTTGCGGCCTACCTCAAGGATTTCAATCCCGACGCCCTGCGCATCGGGCGCGCGGCAGATCTACCGGCGAAAATGCTGTCCGGCCAGGATCTGAGCCGGGTGAAGCGGGTGATCATTCCGATCATTTCGGACGAGCAGGCCCAGACCTTTCGCGCCGACTATGGGCCGGTACTGGCCCAGAAGGGTTTTGTAGAGGACATGGACCGCGCCGCCTCGGGCTCTCTACAATTCAATGGCGCGCCGTGA
- a CDS encoding sulfatase-like hydrolase/transferase → MTFTKDTITGGNICVIWVDDMIDVFTWRKTFGLEIQTPNLDRLMAEGVRFQNAYATVPLCAPCRAELATGISPFRSGLVDLNRFWRDVYPPEKAWAYDLRRNGFYTFTTGKVDSNYKPMPEDYRRILFHEDVLAEDKGKRRGVHAYLDRGPGIKGVNHPDDQGEYDHTFFDNQVAQNAIDHLSRADPNRRHLIQLGFKHPHYNLVAPDRFYAQYDPADIVWPSIAAPEDYFGPQPGFAVYEAAYIANGVWTPEKAGDNAWRQVVRAYFACISHVDHEIGRFMEALRVSKLADNTTVIFLSDNGFNLGNHDSFHKMSQWDSAAHIPLGLWHANLTPRVEPLPVSLHNIPKTIMDLAGLPPRPDWTSGQSLLPLIDDSFGTYDATKSPITCVFGTLSVRPSVDGLSQYRYFRYPNGEEHVYDLVEDPGETTNLAETAPLDALRDELTRGALDLGLDLRGFENPAEGVNAMMAVDGSVVLAGGRADNDYWAYGSDAEKIVEEKDGGTDTLWYMAGPDDYILHCPANIEKIRIATVVSRKEEGAGKGPQPEGKRLQIVAHPDSPIEFETSERVEIDVKGSNGDDVMIGPKHGSATFYGGKGNDTMIAKAKQGNRRHGFYGEEGNDTLYGGPGRDTLDGGTGDDLIHGNSGRNHIFGGHGNDVIFDGEGASTIDTGPGQNELHIGIGDHEIATGSGITHITPEAGAKVIKPAYGGVTVIHQWHADQRYDLSAWPKPPVITRTETGHRLRCGLTILDIHGTSDDADIAAQIT, encoded by the coding sequence ATGACGTTCACCAAGGACACCATCACGGGCGGCAACATCTGCGTCATCTGGGTCGATGACATGATCGACGTCTTCACCTGGCGCAAGACCTTTGGGCTGGAAATCCAGACCCCCAATCTGGACCGTCTGATGGCCGAGGGCGTCCGCTTCCAGAACGCCTATGCCACCGTCCCGCTCTGCGCGCCGTGCCGGGCGGAACTGGCCACGGGGATATCACCGTTCCGCTCCGGCCTTGTGGACCTCAACCGCTTCTGGCGCGACGTCTACCCGCCCGAAAAGGCCTGGGCCTACGACCTGCGCCGCAACGGGTTCTACACCTTCACCACCGGCAAAGTTGACAGCAATTACAAGCCGATGCCGGAAGACTACCGCCGCATCCTGTTCCACGAGGACGTGCTGGCCGAAGACAAGGGCAAGCGCCGTGGCGTCCACGCCTATCTGGATCGTGGACCGGGTATCAAGGGCGTCAACCACCCGGATGATCAGGGCGAATATGACCACACGTTCTTCGACAATCAGGTGGCGCAAAACGCGATTGACCACCTCTCCCGCGCCGATCCAAACCGCCGCCACCTGATCCAGCTTGGCTTCAAGCATCCCCACTACAACCTCGTCGCGCCAGACCGGTTCTACGCCCAGTATGACCCCGCCGATATCGTCTGGCCCTCCATCGCCGCGCCCGAGGATTACTTCGGCCCCCAACCCGGTTTCGCCGTCTACGAGGCCGCCTATATCGCCAACGGCGTCTGGACGCCTGAGAAGGCCGGAGACAACGCGTGGCGGCAAGTCGTGCGCGCCTATTTCGCCTGCATCTCCCACGTGGACCACGAAATCGGGCGTTTCATGGAGGCCTTGCGCGTCTCGAAGCTGGCCGACAATACCACGGTGATTTTCCTGTCCGACAACGGCTTCAACCTCGGCAACCACGACAGTTTCCACAAGATGAGCCAGTGGGACAGCGCCGCCCATATCCCCCTTGGGCTGTGGCACGCGAACCTCACGCCCCGCGTCGAACCCCTTCCCGTGTCGCTCCACAACATCCCCAAGACGATCATGGACCTCGCGGGCCTGCCGCCCCGCCCGGACTGGACCTCGGGCCAGTCGCTCCTGCCACTGATCGACGACAGTTTCGGCACCTATGACGCCACGAAATCCCCCATCACCTGCGTCTTTGGCACCCTCTCCGTGCGTCCCTCCGTCGACGGCCTCAGCCAGTATCGCTACTTCCGCTACCCCAATGGCGAGGAACACGTTTACGATCTTGTAGAAGATCCGGGTGAGACGACAAACCTCGCCGAAACCGCCCCCCTCGATGCACTGCGGGACGAGTTGACGCGCGGCGCGCTGGACCTGGGCCTTGACCTGCGCGGGTTCGAAAACCCTGCCGAGGGCGTGAACGCGATGATGGCCGTGGACGGCTCGGTCGTGCTGGCAGGCGGGCGCGCAGACAATGATTACTGGGCTTACGGAAGCGACGCCGAGAAGATCGTTGAAGAAAAAGACGGCGGCACCGATACGCTCTGGTACATGGCCGGGCCCGATGACTACATCCTCCACTGCCCTGCAAATATTGAGAAAATCCGCATCGCCACGGTCGTGTCGCGCAAGGAAGAAGGCGCCGGCAAAGGCCCCCAGCCCGAGGGCAAACGCCTGCAAATCGTCGCCCACCCCGACAGCCCGATCGAGTTTGAAACCTCCGAGCGGGTGGAAATCGACGTGAAGGGCTCCAACGGCGATGACGTGATGATCGGCCCCAAGCATGGCTCTGCCACGTTCTATGGCGGCAAGGGCAACGACACGATGATCGCCAAGGCCAAACAGGGCAACCGCCGCCACGGCTTCTACGGGGAAGAGGGTAACGATACGCTCTATGGCGGCCCGGGGCGCGATACGCTGGACGGCGGCACCGGAGATGACCTGATCCACGGCAATTCCGGGCGCAACCATATCTTCGGCGGCCATGGCAACGACGTGATCTTTGATGGCGAAGGCGCGTCCACGATTGACACAGGCCCCGGCCAGAATGAGCTGCATATCGGGATCGGCGACCACGAGATCGCCACCGGCTCCGGCATCACCCACATCACGCCCGAGGCAGGTGCCAAGGTCATCAAACCGGCCTACGGCGGCGTTACGGTGATCCACCAATGGCACGCAGATCAACGCTACGACCTATCCGCCTGGCCCAAACCGCCTGTGATCACCCGCACCGAAACCGGCCACCGCCTCCGCTGCGGCCTGACGATCCTCGACATCCACGGCACGTCTGACGATGCGGATATCGCGGCGCAGATCACGTAG
- a CDS encoding HNH endonuclease yields the protein MTQHPANRAIRLRNVVCPYCGCDLTAENSTKEHVVGRRFVPKGKLNGHWNLIVNACRPCNNRKADLENDISAITLHPELGEAHPYYDETARAEGQRKAENAISRRTKKRVKDSKEKMKLSVPFVSSISLNIDFTSPPQIDENRAFELARLQLAGFFQLITYQQLEERGYWWTGGYHPLIMVRRADFGNSVIVDFADAVLDWEPRVLGHTAEGFYSVCIRRHPGEECWSWAMQWNGSTRLAGFLGDLDVAKEVAGTLRPLQMRQQELGNGDVVRFRTEVPLKPEDDRLFEAAY from the coding sequence TTGACCCAACACCCGGCCAATCGGGCGATCCGTCTCCGCAACGTGGTTTGCCCCTACTGCGGCTGCGATCTCACAGCAGAGAACTCAACTAAAGAACATGTCGTGGGTCGCCGGTTCGTGCCCAAGGGCAAGCTGAATGGACATTGGAACCTGATCGTTAATGCCTGCAGACCCTGCAATAACCGAAAGGCAGATTTGGAGAACGATATATCGGCCATCACGCTTCATCCAGAACTTGGCGAGGCGCATCCGTACTACGATGAAACCGCAAGGGCAGAAGGACAGCGCAAAGCAGAGAACGCGATTAGCAGGCGAACCAAGAAGCGGGTTAAGGACAGCAAGGAAAAAATGAAACTGAGTGTGCCGTTTGTGTCGAGCATCAGTTTGAATATTGACTTCACCTCTCCACCACAGATTGATGAAAATCGTGCCTTTGAGTTAGCCCGACTTCAACTCGCTGGGTTCTTCCAATTGATAACCTATCAGCAACTTGAGGAGCGCGGCTACTGGTGGACTGGCGGCTATCACCCCCTGATCATGGTTAGGCGTGCAGATTTTGGTAACAGCGTAATCGTAGACTTCGCAGATGCGGTGCTGGATTGGGAACCGCGCGTACTAGGGCACACGGCCGAAGGTTTCTACAGCGTTTGCATCCGCCGCCATCCTGGCGAGGAATGCTGGTCTTGGGCGATGCAATGGAATGGCTCTACCCGCCTAGCTGGGTTTCTTGGTGACCTTGATGTGGCCAAAGAGGTAGCCGGAACACTGAGGCCGTTGCAAATGCGTCAACAAGAACTGGGCAACGGTGACGTTGTTCGCTTCCGCACCGAAGTGCCTCTCAAGCCCGAAGATGACAGGCTATTTGAAGCAGCTTATTGA
- a CDS encoding glycosyltransferase family 61 protein, producing MPEGHCFRYAAGPITLEPHAPEAVDTAERLEGRWLYGGLLYGHFGHFLCETTSRLWALDHVGEVDGIVFLPKNQMTHERRHFRHHLPFFAAMGLTEDRFQIRAPQAPVVIEELALAEPGFGIGDMIEGRPDFRAFMQANLGRDVGPDGPENIYISRSQLPSKRGSVLLETLIEKRMEDAGYTVFHPQNHDLAVQIATYKAARRIVSLDASSLHLAAMIISPETRVAILNRGPTNNIDDYIAQFTRWQGRAPTRIEAVKGVWYPEGRRLKKRETHATLDLPLVCKALVAGGFLPKGTTWRAPTDAQLNSAVAAMSDRMGQPLQFLSGKK from the coding sequence ATGCCCGAGGGTCACTGCTTCCGCTACGCCGCCGGACCCATCACGCTAGAGCCCCACGCGCCTGAGGCGGTGGACACGGCCGAGCGCCTTGAAGGGCGCTGGCTTTATGGTGGGTTGCTCTATGGTCACTTCGGCCATTTCCTGTGCGAAACGACCTCTCGCCTGTGGGCGCTGGATCACGTCGGAGAGGTCGACGGCATCGTCTTTCTGCCCAAGAACCAGATGACCCATGAACGGCGCCATTTCCGGCATCACCTGCCGTTTTTTGCGGCCATGGGTCTTACCGAGGACAGGTTCCAGATCAGGGCGCCGCAAGCGCCCGTTGTGATCGAGGAGCTGGCCTTGGCCGAGCCCGGTTTCGGCATCGGCGACATGATCGAGGGGCGGCCCGACTTCCGCGCCTTCATGCAGGCGAACCTGGGCCGTGACGTCGGCCCGGACGGCCCGGAAAACATCTATATCTCGCGCTCGCAACTGCCCTCCAAACGCGGCTCGGTCCTGTTGGAAACGCTGATCGAAAAGCGCATGGAAGACGCAGGCTACACGGTCTTCCATCCCCAAAACCACGACCTTGCGGTGCAGATTGCCACCTACAAGGCGGCGCGGCGCATCGTATCGCTGGATGCCTCGTCATTGCATCTGGCCGCCATGATTATCTCGCCCGAAACCAGGGTGGCAATTCTCAACCGCGGCCCCACCAACAATATCGACGACTATATCGCGCAATTCACCCGCTGGCAGGGCCGCGCGCCCACCCGGATCGAGGCGGTCAAAGGCGTCTGGTATCCAGAGGGGCGCCGCCTGAAGAAACGCGAAACCCACGCGACGCTTGACCTGCCCCTGGTGTGCAAGGCTCTGGTCGCGGGCGGGTTCCTTCCCAAGGGCACGACATGGCGCGCCCCAACCGACGCGCAGCTCAACAGTGCCGTCGCCGCCATGTCGGACCGCATGGGGCAACCGCTGCAATTTCTGTCGGGGAAGAAGTAG